The following are encoded in a window of Pseudomonas sp. JQ170C genomic DNA:
- a CDS encoding acyl-CoA dehydrogenase family protein: MIARSLFDHEHEEFRSSVRRFLAQECAPCLEQWETDHRVPRAVWEKAGALGMLNATTPQAYGGLGLDRRFSMVATEEIYRAGLASGLIGFGVHDIVAGYLVNFGSELQKQTWLPKMAAGEAIGAVAMTEPDTGSDLQAVKTRAVLEGDDYVLNGAKTFISNGSNCDVVVVVAKTGNTGKGAQDISLILVEADRAGFSRSQPLRKVGLHAQDTTMLFFDNVRVPKENLLGGVAGQGFIQLMKELAWERLSIAISSVAGAEAVLQSTLEYTKDRTVFGQPIFAFQNTRFKLADLKMQLAVSQNYVDRCMEQCLARTLSPEAAASAKLWCSDLYTKVVDECVQLHGGNGYMLEYPVARHYLDHRVLRIAGGANDIMKDLVGRTL; the protein is encoded by the coding sequence ATGATTGCGCGTAGCCTTTTTGACCACGAGCACGAGGAGTTTCGCAGCAGTGTGCGACGCTTCCTGGCTCAGGAGTGTGCTCCCTGCCTTGAACAGTGGGAAACCGATCACCGGGTCCCACGCGCTGTCTGGGAGAAGGCCGGCGCGCTGGGCATGCTCAATGCCACCACGCCACAAGCCTATGGCGGGCTGGGCCTGGATCGGCGTTTTTCGATGGTCGCCACTGAGGAAATCTACCGCGCCGGCCTGGCGTCGGGGCTGATCGGTTTCGGGGTGCATGACATCGTCGCCGGCTACCTGGTGAATTTCGGCAGTGAACTGCAAAAGCAGACCTGGCTGCCGAAGATGGCGGCAGGCGAGGCCATTGGCGCGGTGGCCATGACCGAGCCCGATACCGGCTCCGACTTGCAGGCCGTCAAGACCCGCGCCGTGCTCGAGGGTGATGACTATGTCCTCAATGGCGCCAAGACGTTCATTTCCAACGGCAGCAACTGCGATGTCGTGGTGGTGGTCGCCAAGACCGGCAACACCGGCAAGGGCGCCCAGGACATCTCGCTGATCCTGGTCGAAGCCGACCGCGCCGGCTTCAGCCGCTCCCAGCCGTTGCGCAAGGTCGGCCTGCATGCCCAGGACACCACCATGCTGTTTTTCGACAACGTCCGGGTACCGAAGGAAAACCTGCTGGGCGGCGTGGCGGGGCAGGGCTTTATCCAGTTGATGAAGGAGCTGGCCTGGGAGCGCCTGTCCATCGCGATCAGCAGCGTCGCCGGCGCCGAGGCCGTGCTGCAAAGCACGCTCGAGTACACCAAGGATCGCACGGTCTTCGGCCAGCCGATCTTTGCCTTCCAGAACACCCGCTTCAAATTGGCCGACCTGAAGATGCAACTGGCGGTGTCGCAGAACTACGTCGACCGCTGCATGGAGCAGTGCCTGGCCCGCACGCTCAGCCCCGAGGCCGCCGCCTCGGCCAAATTGTGGTGCTCGGACCTGTACACCAAGGTGGTGGATGAGTGCGTGCAGCTGCACGGCGGCAACGGCTACATGCTCGAGTACCCGGTTGCCCGTCACTACCTCGATCACCGCGTCCTGCGCATCGCCGGCGGTGCCAACGACATCATGAAAGATCTGGTCGGGCGCACGCTCTGA
- a CDS encoding LuxR C-terminal-related transcriptional regulator, translated as MHTDKLLVSTKFAPPRIGTQTILRERLLEDLRGMSQCRVGLITGSPGFGKTTLLAQWRQVMMRSGAEVAWLALSADDKHVSIFFAYLRGALQRLGIGLDSGIPLESARAEFFDQVVAAIVEGAGAINKELFLVIDDYQHVTDPRAHQLMQKLLDHSPENLHFVISSRVGPPLSFSRLRLGGQLVELDCAALPFDLAESRAFLEQSLPAMKLTPEELHQIHELTSGWPATLQLVIILLRSDPQSRGALRDMGWRSDDLQSYLAEDVMAHLPPELASFMESVSICRRFNASLAQAITGDPAAGTMLKRLDEENLLIFRVEADDRQPWYRFHALFGDFLATRLARRDSAAQTQLHNHAARWFAERKLLAEAVRHATLAGDLSYAAELIERAAPATWSLSQLSPLLRLLDRLPQDILFSRPRLFFLGCLAYALTARPAKAEAWLEQFHRSGAAQQADVAYRLPLVQAAIEVQRDRSEPIIGLLKDFQALSDDYSVTRFGAPALLAIAYLAAGRIDEALQCLDENPIPEAERDAEMALVAEGARTLCYLQAGQIHEAERIGSVQLARAVTVHGHRAASAYLGAATLAEVYRELDRIDEAREVLANRNGLLQWAMPDTMLRATICRARLDLLQDSASVAMAFLERQERHFRTIGQDRALAHCLAEQARIALLENDKAHAADKVAKLQTIAAQHQQSQGFQAEIPAIAALAQARLLLATNYPDKALEELAILSAYAKRFSRGQLQVTGQLLEACAHADLLQPEQAQAHVLAALSLGRRLGLVRTFLDEGEVLRKMLAALAGKPLGSEDEAYLGRLLERFGSASSGRSSESSANGPSAMLTPRELAILQLISQAMANKRVALTLNISLETVKWNLKNIYAKLGVSSRYDAVSWARKNNLIE; from the coding sequence ATGCATACCGACAAACTGCTCGTATCGACAAAGTTCGCGCCACCGCGCATTGGCACCCAGACCATCCTGCGCGAACGCCTGCTGGAGGACCTGCGCGGCATGAGCCAATGCCGCGTAGGGCTGATTACCGGCAGCCCGGGTTTTGGCAAGACCACGCTGCTGGCCCAGTGGCGGCAGGTGATGATGCGCTCCGGGGCCGAAGTCGCCTGGCTTGCGCTGAGCGCCGATGACAAGCATGTGTCGATTTTCTTCGCCTACCTGCGCGGCGCGCTGCAGCGCCTGGGTATTGGCCTGGACAGCGGTATCCCCCTGGAAAGTGCCCGCGCGGAGTTCTTTGACCAGGTGGTGGCGGCCATCGTCGAAGGGGCGGGCGCCATCAACAAGGAACTGTTCCTGGTCATCGACGACTACCAGCATGTCACCGACCCGCGGGCCCATCAGCTGATGCAGAAGCTGCTGGATCACAGCCCCGAAAACCTGCATTTCGTTATCTCCTCCCGTGTCGGCCCGCCGCTGAGCTTCAGCCGCCTGCGCCTGGGCGGGCAATTGGTGGAGCTTGACTGCGCCGCATTGCCGTTCGACCTGGCCGAATCGCGCGCCTTCCTCGAACAGAGCCTGCCGGCGATGAAGCTCACCCCGGAGGAACTGCATCAGATCCACGAACTCACCAGCGGCTGGCCGGCCACCCTGCAACTGGTGATCATTCTGCTGCGCAGCGATCCGCAGTCCCGTGGCGCCCTGCGCGACATGGGCTGGCGCTCCGACGACTTGCAGAGCTACCTGGCCGAGGATGTGATGGCGCACCTGCCGCCGGAGCTGGCCTCGTTCATGGAGAGCGTGAGCATCTGCCGGCGTTTCAACGCCTCCCTGGCGCAGGCCATCACCGGTGATCCTGCGGCAGGGACGATGCTCAAGCGCCTGGATGAAGAAAACCTGCTGATCTTTCGCGTCGAGGCCGATGATCGCCAGCCGTGGTACCGCTTCCACGCGCTGTTCGGCGATTTCCTCGCCACGCGCCTGGCGCGTCGCGACAGTGCCGCCCAAACCCAATTGCACAACCACGCCGCGCGCTGGTTCGCCGAACGCAAGCTGCTGGCCGAGGCGGTACGCCACGCAACCCTGGCGGGCGACCTCAGCTATGCCGCCGAGCTGATCGAGCGGGCGGCCCCGGCCACCTGGAGCCTGAGCCAGCTGAGCCCGCTGCTGCGCCTGCTTGACCGGTTGCCGCAGGACATCCTGTTCTCGCGGCCGCGGCTGTTCTTCCTCGGCTGCCTGGCCTACGCGCTCACGGCCCGTCCGGCCAAGGCAGAAGCCTGGCTTGAGCAATTTCACCGCAGCGGGGCTGCGCAGCAGGCCGACGTTGCCTATCGACTGCCGCTGGTGCAGGCGGCGATCGAGGTCCAGCGCGATCGCTCCGAGCCGATCATTGGCCTGCTCAAGGATTTCCAGGCGCTGTCGGACGATTATTCGGTCACGCGTTTCGGCGCACCGGCGCTGCTGGCCATCGCCTACCTGGCGGCAGGAAGGATCGACGAAGCCTTGCAGTGCCTGGATGAAAACCCCATCCCCGAAGCCGAGCGCGATGCTGAAATGGCCTTGGTGGCCGAAGGCGCGCGCACCCTGTGTTACTTGCAGGCCGGGCAGATACATGAAGCCGAGCGCATCGGCTCGGTACAACTGGCGCGCGCCGTGACGGTGCATGGACACCGCGCCGCCAGTGCCTACCTGGGGGCTGCCACGCTGGCCGAGGTCTACCGTGAGCTGGACCGTATCGACGAGGCGCGGGAAGTTCTCGCCAACCGCAATGGCCTGCTGCAGTGGGCCATGCCCGACACCATGCTGCGCGCCACGATCTGCCGGGCACGCCTGGACCTGCTGCAGGACAGCGCGTCGGTGGCCATGGCGTTTCTGGAGCGCCAGGAGCGCCACTTTCGCACCATCGGCCAGGATCGCGCCCTGGCCCACTGCCTGGCCGAGCAGGCGCGCATAGCCTTGCTGGAGAACGACAAGGCCCACGCCGCCGACAAGGTTGCCAAGCTGCAAACGATCGCCGCGCAGCACCAACAGTCCCAAGGCTTTCAAGCCGAGATTCCGGCCATCGCGGCACTGGCGCAGGCGCGCTTGCTGCTGGCCACCAACTACCCGGACAAGGCGCTCGAGGAACTGGCGATTCTCAGTGCCTACGCCAAGCGCTTCAGCCGCGGGCAATTGCAGGTCACCGGCCAGCTGCTCGAAGCCTGTGCCCATGCCGACCTGCTGCAGCCGGAGCAGGCCCAGGCCCACGTGCTCGCAGCCTTGTCCCTGGGGCGTCGGCTGGGGCTGGTGCGGACCTTCCTCGACGAAGGCGAAGTGCTGCGCAAGATGCTTGCGGCGCTTGCCGGCAAGCCGCTGGGCAGCGAAGACGAGGCCTACCTGGGGCGGTTGCTGGAGCGCTTCGGGTCAGCAAGTAGCGGTCGCTCCAGCGAATCCTCGGCCAATGGCCCATCGGCCATGCTGACGCCTCGGGAACTGGCCATCTTGCAATTGATCAGCCAGGCGATGGCCAACAAACGCGTGGCCCTGACCCTGAACATTTCGCTGGAAACGGTGAAGTGGAACCTGAAAAACATCTACGCCAAGCTGGGCGTTTCCAGCCGCTATGACGCAGTGTCCTGGGCCCGCAAGAACAACCTGATCGAATAA
- a CDS encoding thiolase C-terminal domain-containing protein: MQRCVNVIGVGMSPFSPAVLGPDPPGLIGATIRQALTDAGVSARQVAAVYAVTGKVDGATLQRALQPLGLAQVPLSLFAQDSADGSAVLARACQAISLGQAQSILLLGVQGEPTMPAPALGLARLGATAREYMARYLSRPETFAMIAVKARQHAALNPLAACKDVLTMDQVLQARMIADPLTHLQFAWASSGAAALLLCSSEFAARHGHSAVVRVAAQACVSPQQVNGLVQGATFAGVNYDVNVAAARDLYEQAGRGPQEIAVCELHDTSTVSELLLYEALGFCPEGNGEKLVEDGDNTFGGNLVINPSGGLLSLGQAGAASALAQCIELVYQLRGSAGQRQVADAQLALAHQSGSDGTVTITLFQRD; encoded by the coding sequence ATGCAACGTTGCGTCAATGTGATTGGCGTAGGTATGTCGCCCTTCAGTCCCGCCGTGCTGGGCCCGGACCCGCCAGGGCTGATCGGCGCGACGATACGACAGGCGCTCACCGATGCCGGCGTGTCTGCGCGCCAGGTGGCGGCGGTGTATGCCGTCACGGGCAAGGTGGATGGCGCGACCTTGCAGCGTGCTCTGCAACCGCTGGGGCTTGCGCAGGTGCCGCTAAGCCTCTTTGCCCAGGACAGCGCCGATGGCAGTGCCGTGTTGGCGCGCGCCTGCCAGGCGATCAGCCTCGGGCAGGCACAAAGCATTCTGCTGCTGGGGGTACAGGGGGAGCCGACCATGCCGGCCCCCGCCCTGGGCTTGGCGCGCCTGGGCGCCACGGCGCGCGAGTACATGGCGCGCTACCTTAGCCGGCCGGAGACCTTCGCCATGATCGCCGTCAAGGCGCGCCAGCATGCCGCGCTCAATCCACTGGCGGCGTGCAAGGACGTGTTGACCATGGATCAGGTGCTGCAGGCACGGATGATTGCCGATCCGCTCACCCACCTGCAATTTGCCTGGGCCAGTTCCGGAGCAGCCGCGCTCTTGCTCTGTTCCAGTGAGTTTGCCGCGCGCCACGGCCACAGTGCGGTCGTGCGTGTTGCCGCCCAGGCCTGCGTCTCCCCGCAGCAGGTCAACGGCCTTGTCCAGGGCGCGACCTTTGCGGGCGTCAACTACGACGTCAACGTCGCCGCCGCCCGGGATCTGTACGAGCAGGCGGGCAGGGGGCCGCAGGAGATTGCGGTCTGCGAACTGCACGACACCAGCACCGTCAGCGAATTGTTGCTCTACGAGGCGCTGGGATTCTGTCCGGAAGGCAATGGTGAGAAACTGGTCGAAGATGGCGACAACACCTTCGGCGGCAATCTGGTCATCAACCCGTCCGGTGGCTTGCTGTCATTGGGCCAGGCGGGTGCGGCGAGCGCGCTGGCCCAGTGCATAGAGCTTGTGTACCAGCTGCGCGGGAGCGCTGGCCAACGCCAGGTCGCCGATGCGCAACTGGCCCTTGCGCATCAGTCCGGCAGCGACGGCACGGTAACCATCACCCTATTTCAACGCGATTGA
- a CDS encoding acyl-CoA dehydrogenase family protein: MIPRTLFSTEHDEFRRACRRFMEQDVAPFHAQWEKDKCVPREVWRKAGELGMLLPSMPEEYGGPGADRLFDLVFSEEFMRIGASGLMGFGVHGLVAFYILNYGTQEQKQTWLPRMIAGEAVGAIAMTEPNTGSDLQAVRTRATLDGDAYVLNGSKTFISNGSSCDLAIVVCKTGNSGKGAQDISLIIVEKEREGFSRSKPLEKIGLHAQDTSMLFFDDCRVPAQNVLGGVPGQGFYQLMHDLAWERIIGAAGFQAQAEAALDHTLDYTRTRKVFGKPVLDFQNSRFTLAQLKTEIQIGRSWVDSCMELLLRGELTPEVAAVAKYWTAELSSRVVDACLQLHGGNGYMTEYPIARLYLDTRGNRIWGGTNEIMKEIIARTL, translated from the coding sequence CTGATCCCCCGCACATTGTTCAGCACTGAACATGACGAATTTCGACGTGCCTGCCGCCGCTTCATGGAGCAGGACGTCGCGCCTTTCCACGCCCAATGGGAAAAAGACAAGTGCGTTCCCCGCGAGGTCTGGCGCAAGGCCGGTGAACTGGGAATGCTGCTGCCTTCGATGCCGGAGGAATATGGCGGCCCCGGTGCCGACCGCTTGTTCGACCTGGTGTTTTCCGAAGAATTCATGCGCATCGGCGCCTCGGGCCTGATGGGCTTCGGCGTACACGGGCTGGTGGCGTTCTACATCCTCAACTACGGCACGCAAGAGCAGAAGCAGACCTGGCTGCCGCGCATGATTGCCGGCGAAGCCGTGGGCGCCATCGCCATGACCGAACCCAACACCGGCTCGGACCTGCAGGCGGTGCGTACCCGGGCGACGCTCGATGGCGACGCGTACGTACTGAACGGCTCCAAGACCTTCATCTCCAACGGCTCGTCCTGCGACCTGGCCATTGTGGTCTGCAAGACCGGCAACAGCGGCAAGGGCGCCCAGGACATCTCGCTGATCATCGTCGAGAAAGAGCGCGAAGGCTTCAGCCGCTCCAAACCGCTGGAAAAGATCGGCCTGCACGCCCAGGACACCAGCATGCTGTTCTTCGACGATTGCCGGGTGCCGGCGCAGAACGTCCTCGGGGGTGTGCCCGGGCAGGGGTTCTATCAGCTGATGCACGACCTGGCGTGGGAACGCATCATCGGCGCAGCGGGCTTTCAGGCCCAGGCCGAGGCAGCGCTGGACCACACCCTCGACTACACCCGGACGCGCAAGGTCTTCGGCAAACCGGTGCTGGATTTCCAGAACTCGCGTTTCACCCTGGCGCAACTCAAGACCGAAATCCAGATCGGCCGCTCGTGGGTCGACAGCTGCATGGAGCTGTTGCTGCGCGGTGAACTGACGCCCGAAGTGGCCGCCGTGGCCAAGTACTGGACCGCCGAGCTCAGCAGCCGGGTGGTCGATGCGTGCCTGCAGTTGCATGGCGGCAATGGCTACATGACCGAATACCCGATTGCCAGGCTGTACCTGGATACCCGGGGCAACCGGATCTGGGGCGGTACCAACGAAATCATGAAGGAAATCATCGCTCGCACGTTGTGA
- a CDS encoding MaoC/PaaZ C-terminal domain-containing protein has translation MESPTKGGNAFVDMEVAGKAVSLLETEYDQNDAALYALAVGAAKDPLDRDELKYVNEFLGDEFRVLPTMAVLPATEVFLRAAKSGEPQLEGLNVPFAKGLHGEQYTVMYRPLPPKAKLKHTMRLKSAIDKGKSTVTILAIETTDEHGTPLFYNEVTGFYPGVPGAGLQRVPSEEINVAPQREPDAVLADKTEVNQALLYRLCGDWNPMHIDPDYAANAGYEKPFLHGLCTFGYLGRHVIKAFCGNDSRLFKSVRARFASIVMPGDTLETRMWRESSTRIIVEMRAVERDVVVLKNGAVELFESVPA, from the coding sequence ATGGAGTCGCCGACCAAGGGTGGCAACGCCTTCGTTGACATGGAAGTGGCGGGCAAAGCGGTGTCCCTTCTGGAAACCGAATACGACCAGAACGATGCCGCGCTCTATGCACTGGCCGTCGGCGCCGCCAAGGACCCGCTGGACCGCGACGAACTGAAGTACGTCAACGAGTTCCTCGGCGACGAGTTCCGTGTGCTGCCGACCATGGCCGTGTTGCCGGCCACCGAAGTGTTCCTGCGGGCGGCCAAGTCCGGCGAGCCGCAGCTCGAAGGGCTGAACGTGCCGTTCGCCAAAGGCCTGCATGGCGAGCAGTACACCGTGATGTATCGCCCATTGCCGCCCAAGGCCAAGCTCAAGCACACCATGCGCCTGAAGTCGGCCATCGACAAAGGCAAGAGCACCGTGACCATCCTGGCCATCGAGACCACCGACGAACACGGCACGCCGCTGTTCTACAACGAAGTGACCGGTTTCTATCCGGGTGTGCCGGGTGCGGGCCTGCAGCGTGTGCCAAGCGAAGAAATCAACGTGGCGCCGCAGCGTGAACCCGACGCGGTACTGGCCGACAAGACCGAGGTCAACCAGGCGCTGCTCTATCGCCTGTGCGGCGACTGGAACCCGATGCACATCGATCCGGACTACGCCGCCAACGCCGGCTACGAGAAACCGTTCCTGCATGGCTTGTGCACCTTCGGCTACCTCGGCCGCCATGTGATCAAGGCCTTCTGCGGAAACGACTCGCGCCTGTTCAAGAGCGTACGCGCGCGCTTCGCTTCCATCGTGATGCCGGGCGACACCCTGGAAACCCGCATGTGGCGTGAGTCGTCGACGCGCATCATCGTCGAGATGCGTGCCGTGGAGCGTGACGTTGTCGTGTTGAAAAATGGTGCGGTCGAATTGTTCGAGTCCGTGCCGGCCTGA
- a CDS encoding AMP-binding protein, with product MYNNNKHSTLLHRFLHWEHSTPDSIYLTQPLPDGSVQDYSWREVGDQARRMATHLQSLGLPAKSSIGLYGKNTAHWIIADLAIWMAGHVSVPLYTTANSDTVRYVLEHAEVRLLFVGRLEGDAAGWNAVCAAVPADLPLIDLPMSGCGKGESWAHIVQRQAPLHAVVEPAPGDLATIIYTSGSTGDPKGVMHSFGAMYAAPAVTGCMYANGQGTSSSDRLLSYLPLAHTAERAVVEAVSLYSGCRVFFNLGLETFSEDLRRARPTIFLSMPRLWGKFYQGINERIDPAKQAAAFADPVEGKLMKAQILSALGLDQVHTGLSGSAPLPVKVMEWYRELGLELLEGYGMSENFGTSHFSLPGQVRVGYVGAAIPGVECRIGNDNEILVKSPAQMLGYYKRPELTAESYTADGLFCTGDRGELDEQGRLRITGRVKELFKTAKGKYVAPVPIEAKLGNHPRIEASCVTGVGLAQPLAMLNVSPDTRAALATAEGRDKVATELEVFLAEVNAQFESHEQLGCLVVVAEPWTVGNALLTPTLKIRRSLIEDRYQGQIEGWDASRCKVVFE from the coding sequence ATGTACAACAACAATAAGCATTCGACACTGTTGCATCGCTTCCTTCACTGGGAGCACAGCACGCCAGATTCAATCTACCTGACACAGCCCCTGCCCGATGGCAGCGTGCAAGACTACAGCTGGCGCGAAGTGGGCGACCAGGCGCGGCGCATGGCCACGCATTTGCAGAGCCTGGGCTTGCCGGCCAAATCCTCCATTGGCCTGTACGGTAAGAACACGGCCCACTGGATCATCGCCGACCTGGCGATCTGGATGGCCGGTCACGTCAGCGTGCCGCTGTACACCACGGCCAACAGCGACACGGTGCGCTACGTGCTGGAGCACGCTGAAGTACGCTTGCTGTTCGTCGGTCGCCTGGAAGGCGACGCGGCGGGCTGGAACGCGGTGTGTGCCGCGGTCCCCGCCGACTTGCCGCTGATCGACTTGCCGATGTCCGGCTGCGGCAAGGGGGAATCCTGGGCGCACATCGTCCAGCGTCAGGCGCCGCTGCACGCGGTGGTCGAGCCTGCCCCGGGCGATCTCGCCACCATCATCTATACCTCGGGCAGCACCGGCGACCCCAAGGGCGTCATGCACAGCTTCGGCGCGATGTACGCCGCTCCGGCGGTGACGGGCTGCATGTATGCCAATGGCCAGGGCACCAGCAGCAGCGACCGGCTGCTGTCCTACCTGCCGCTGGCCCATACCGCCGAACGGGCAGTGGTCGAAGCGGTGTCGCTGTACAGCGGCTGCCGGGTGTTCTTCAACCTGGGGCTGGAAACCTTCAGCGAAGACCTGCGCCGCGCACGTCCGACCATCTTCCTGTCGATGCCGCGCCTGTGGGGCAAGTTCTATCAGGGCATCAACGAACGGATCGACCCTGCCAAACAGGCCGCCGCCTTCGCCGACCCGGTGGAAGGCAAGCTGATGAAAGCGCAGATCCTCTCGGCCCTTGGGCTTGACCAGGTGCATACCGGCCTGTCCGGCTCGGCGCCGCTGCCGGTCAAGGTGATGGAGTGGTACCGCGAGCTGGGCCTTGAGCTGCTTGAGGGCTATGGCATGTCGGAGAACTTCGGCACCTCGCACTTCAGCCTGCCGGGCCAGGTGCGCGTCGGCTACGTTGGCGCGGCGATCCCCGGGGTGGAGTGCCGGATCGGCAACGACAACGAAATCCTGGTGAAGAGCCCGGCGCAGATGCTGGGCTACTACAAACGCCCTGAACTGACTGCCGAGAGCTACACCGCCGACGGTTTGTTCTGCACCGGTGACCGTGGCGAACTGGACGAACAGGGGCGCTTGCGTATTACCGGGCGGGTCAAGGAGTTGTTCAAAACGGCCAAGGGCAAGTACGTGGCGCCGGTGCCGATCGAGGCCAAGCTGGGCAATCACCCGCGTATCGAGGCGTCCTGCGTCACGGGTGTGGGGCTGGCGCAGCCGTTGGCGATGCTCAATGTGTCGCCCGATACCCGGGCAGCGTTGGCCACGGCCGAGGGGCGCGACAAGGTGGCGACTGAGCTTGAGGTCTTCCTGGCGGAGGTTAACGCGCAGTTTGAGTCACATGAGCAGTTGGGGTGTCTGGTGGTCGTTGCAGAGCCCTGGACTGTCGGGAATGCGCTGCTGACGCCAACCTTGAAGATACGCCGGAGCCTGATCGAGGACCGTTACCAGGGGCAGATCGAGGGATGGGACGCGAGTCGCTGCAAAGTTGTTTTTGAGTAA
- a CDS encoding acyl-CoA dehydrogenase family protein, translated as MIPRTLFDHELEAFRNTVRRFLAEECAPFHDQWEQDHRVPRQIWQRAGELGMLNATTAEAYGGLGLDRRFSMIAVEEVARAGLSGLNGFNVHDICAGYLINFGTEAQKQQWLPKMASGEVISAVAMTEPDTGSDLQAVKTRAVLDGDEYVINGAKTFISNGTNSDIIVVIAKTGNTGKGSRDISLILVEADRVGVTKSKPLRKVGMHAQDTTMLFFQDVRVPKANILGGEPGQGFYQLMKELAWERLSIGILAIAASQAVLEHTIAYTRDRKAFGTPIIEFQNSRFKLADLKTEIVIGQTYTDRCMELILQGELSPEAAAAAKLWCTELYSKVVDQCVQLHGGNGYMLEYPVARHYLDSRVNRIYGGANDIMRELVARTL; from the coding sequence ATGATCCCGCGTACTCTCTTTGATCATGAGCTTGAAGCGTTTCGCAATACGGTACGGCGTTTTCTCGCAGAAGAATGTGCGCCGTTCCATGACCAGTGGGAGCAGGACCATCGGGTACCTCGCCAGATCTGGCAGCGCGCCGGTGAGCTGGGCATGCTCAACGCCACCACTGCCGAGGCCTATGGCGGCCTGGGCCTGGACCGGCGTTTTTCCATGATCGCTGTGGAGGAGGTGGCCCGTGCGGGGCTTTCGGGCCTGAACGGCTTCAACGTGCACGATATCTGTGCCGGTTACCTGATCAATTTCGGCACCGAGGCACAGAAGCAGCAATGGCTGCCGAAAATGGCCAGCGGCGAGGTCATCTCAGCGGTGGCCATGACCGAGCCCGATACCGGCTCGGACCTGCAAGCGGTCAAGACCCGCGCCGTGCTCGACGGTGACGAGTACGTGATCAACGGCGCCAAGACGTTCATTTCCAACGGCACCAACAGCGACATCATTGTGGTGATCGCCAAGACCGGTAACACCGGCAAGGGCTCCCGGGATATCTCGCTGATCCTGGTGGAAGCCGACCGTGTCGGCGTGACCAAGTCCAAACCGCTGCGCAAGGTCGGCATGCATGCCCAGGACACCACCATGCTGTTCTTCCAGGACGTACGGGTGCCCAAGGCCAACATCCTGGGGGGCGAACCTGGCCAGGGCTTCTACCAGCTGATGAAGGAGCTGGCCTGGGAGCGCCTGAGCATTGGCATTTTGGCCATTGCCGCAAGCCAGGCGGTGCTGGAGCACACCATTGCCTACACCCGTGATCGCAAGGCATTCGGCACACCGATCATCGAATTCCAGAACTCGCGGTTCAAGCTGGCCGACCTCAAGACCGAAATCGTCATCGGGCAGACCTACACCGACCGCTGCATGGAGCTGATCCTGCAGGGTGAATTGAGCCCGGAGGCTGCGGCGGCAGCCAAGCTCTGGTGCACCGAGCTGTATTCCAAAGTGGTTGACCAGTGCGTGCAGCTGCATGGCGGTAACGGCTACATGCTGGAGTACCCGGTGGCCCGTCACTACCTCGACAGCCGCGTCAACCGCATTTACGGCGGCGCCAACGACATCATGCGCGAGCTGGTGGCGCGCACCCTCTGA